The Ornithodoros turicata isolate Travis chromosome 7, ASM3712646v1, whole genome shotgun sequence genome includes a region encoding these proteins:
- the LOC135400965 gene encoding slit homolog 1 protein-like isoform X2: protein MQLYVAFVYVSAACLSLCQTQCPDVLDPTETCKCSLQNRTPTSLSKDQVWITCLNLTELPHLTHVLTAMKNREVHKFQLGTSHVGYLPNTLFRGIRVHEVQVWDTPLTSFVQGDADAFLGLEGKLRWLTLRRCKLHSDMPFQRMANLTSLESLDLSFNRLTTVKESWFRYFPSSLASLSLKGNAINKMDPKAFAGLLRLFLLDLSENNIKTMQRSMLPDQLFILNLNDNRLSSLPEGIFGGMTNLRRVYLNGNRFTTLDYGVWAAVWSNPKLGIEVRGNPINCDCNVQWMVKLHHFATRCSFLDCQQYILVDGMCNSPPSVAGHPLVNLTCDKLPCDEPCEESNEIPILANYR from the exons ATGCA GCTGTATGTGGCATTCGTGTACGTATCAGCAGCATGCCTCTCGCTCTGCCAAACCCAGTGTCCCGATGTCCTGGATCCGACGGAGACTTGCAAGTGTTCGTTACAGAACAGGACTCCCACCAGCCTATCCAAAGACCAAGTGTGGATCACCTGTCTTAACCTGACCGAACTTCCCCATCTGACCCATGTACTAACAGCGATGAAAAATCGCGAAGTCCACAAGTTCCAACTCGGCACTTCACAT GTAGGTTATCTACCGAACACACTTTTCCGAGGTATTCGAGTGCACGAGGTACAAGTATGGGACACTCCCCTGACATCTTTCGTGCAAGGTGACGCTGACGCTTTCCTCGGCCTAGAAGGGAAGCTTCGATGGCTCACACTGAGACGATGCAAGCTGCACAGCGACATGCCCTTCCAAAG AATGGCCAACCTGACATCCCTAGAGAGCTTGGATCTCTCTTTCAACCGACTGACGACGGTGAAGGAGTCGTGGTTCCGATATTTCCCCAGCAGCCTCGCGTCTCTCAGCCTCAAGGGGAACGCCATCAACAAGATGGACCCAAAGGCCTTCGCGGGTCTGCTCAGGCTCTTCCTACTGGATCTCTCAGAAAATAATATAAAGACCATGCAACGATCCATGCTTCCAGACCAGCTTTTTATACTGAACCTCAA TGACAACAGGCTGAGCAGTTTACCGGAAGGAATTTTTGGCGGCATGACGAATCTTCGACGGGTGTACCTCAATGGAAATCGCTTTACTACCCTGGACTACGGTGTCTGGGCTGCTGTCTGGAGCAACCCCAAGCTTGGCATCGAAGTTAGAG GAAATCCGATTAACTGTGACTGCAATGTCCAGTGGATGGTGAAGTTACACCACTTCGCTACTCGCTGTTCATTCTTAGACTGCCAGCAGTACATCCTGGTGGATGGAATGTGCAACTCTCCACCTAGTGTTGCTGGTCACCCCTTGGTCAATCTGACATGCGATAAGCTACCATGCGACGAACCTTGTGAAGAATCAAATGAGATTCCCATATTAGCTAACTACAGATAA
- the LOC135400965 gene encoding slit homolog 1 protein-like isoform X1 produces the protein MLRFKGNRLYVAFVYVSAACLSLCQTQCPDVLDPTETCKCSLQNRTPTSLSKDQVWITCLNLTELPHLTHVLTAMKNREVHKFQLGTSHVGYLPNTLFRGIRVHEVQVWDTPLTSFVQGDADAFLGLEGKLRWLTLRRCKLHSDMPFQRMANLTSLESLDLSFNRLTTVKESWFRYFPSSLASLSLKGNAINKMDPKAFAGLLRLFLLDLSENNIKTMQRSMLPDQLFILNLNDNRLSSLPEGIFGGMTNLRRVYLNGNRFTTLDYGVWAAVWSNPKLGIEVRGNPINCDCNVQWMVKLHHFATRCSFLDCQQYILVDGMCNSPPSVAGHPLVNLTCDKLPCDEPCEESNEIPILANYR, from the exons ATGCTGCGGTTCAAAGGGAACCG GCTGTATGTGGCATTCGTGTACGTATCAGCAGCATGCCTCTCGCTCTGCCAAACCCAGTGTCCCGATGTCCTGGATCCGACGGAGACTTGCAAGTGTTCGTTACAGAACAGGACTCCCACCAGCCTATCCAAAGACCAAGTGTGGATCACCTGTCTTAACCTGACCGAACTTCCCCATCTGACCCATGTACTAACAGCGATGAAAAATCGCGAAGTCCACAAGTTCCAACTCGGCACTTCACAT GTAGGTTATCTACCGAACACACTTTTCCGAGGTATTCGAGTGCACGAGGTACAAGTATGGGACACTCCCCTGACATCTTTCGTGCAAGGTGACGCTGACGCTTTCCTCGGCCTAGAAGGGAAGCTTCGATGGCTCACACTGAGACGATGCAAGCTGCACAGCGACATGCCCTTCCAAAG AATGGCCAACCTGACATCCCTAGAGAGCTTGGATCTCTCTTTCAACCGACTGACGACGGTGAAGGAGTCGTGGTTCCGATATTTCCCCAGCAGCCTCGCGTCTCTCAGCCTCAAGGGGAACGCCATCAACAAGATGGACCCAAAGGCCTTCGCGGGTCTGCTCAGGCTCTTCCTACTGGATCTCTCAGAAAATAATATAAAGACCATGCAACGATCCATGCTTCCAGACCAGCTTTTTATACTGAACCTCAA TGACAACAGGCTGAGCAGTTTACCGGAAGGAATTTTTGGCGGCATGACGAATCTTCGACGGGTGTACCTCAATGGAAATCGCTTTACTACCCTGGACTACGGTGTCTGGGCTGCTGTCTGGAGCAACCCCAAGCTTGGCATCGAAGTTAGAG GAAATCCGATTAACTGTGACTGCAATGTCCAGTGGATGGTGAAGTTACACCACTTCGCTACTCGCTGTTCATTCTTAGACTGCCAGCAGTACATCCTGGTGGATGGAATGTGCAACTCTCCACCTAGTGTTGCTGGTCACCCCTTGGTCAATCTGACATGCGATAAGCTACCATGCGACGAACCTTGTGAAGAATCAAATGAGATTCCCATATTAGCTAACTACAGATAA
- the LOC135399835 gene encoding uncharacterized protein LOC135399835 isoform X2, producing the protein MWKLLVLTAFLSLESGHVNCLQGHDTASMPYQFSYHADASEGSHSRSEQRDDSGRVTGHYTITTEEGQQRVVCYVADENGFRAWVDTNEQGTANEDPSSVSIRSSASGTGDAPRQPIKGICGRPPATTQTVVPPPSPPAVVVPPVRKPAYVPVKEVTVVQPPPVVHRPPPPPPPPPKTVIVQEPPRAVLPPPSRTEFVPTAEVTIVEPKRPVNYPPPPPPAPVVKTVYVPPQQVIVQEPPRPKTPFRKVSYQPDDEPSNVPVAPAREVYYPSPVPPRPTVAPPTFVPRQDTYGPPSRHVYVPPVRSVTYVPVVQKVVAKVVPAGGEVPTRGYAVRKVYRPPQVTRFEPSPQVTYHTNRRVATGGYGNPAYDVPIGTSYKMTVSRSSYDQPRQIYEYASPTSYTYQGRPSSSYRQPCSSCGSASSGYETAPSSYPSPSSRRRTRPSSYSRNQDIYEFDQPTYG; encoded by the exons ATGTGGAAG CTGCTGGTTCTCACAGCTTTCCTGTCACTGGAAAGTGGGCACGTCAATTGCCTGCAGGGCCATGACACG GCCTCGATGCCATATCAGTTCTCCTACCACGCCGACGCCTCTGAGGGCAGCCACTCCCGCAGCGAGCAACGAGATGATAGCGGAAGGGTGACTGGACATTACACCATCACTACCGAAGAAGGACAGCAGCGTGTCGTTTGCTACGTTGCGGACGAGAACGGCTTCCGTGCTTGGGTGGACACAAACGAGCAGGGCACCGCCAACGAAGATCCTTCCAGTGTCAGCATCCGGTCTTCCGCATCCGGTACCGGTGATGCACCCAGGCAACCAATCAAAGGAATTTGCGGGCGTCCTCCCGCCACTACTCAGACCGTCGTCCCGCCCCCATCTCCTCCTGCTGTAGTAGTACCACCGGTCCGTAAGCCAGCGTACGTTCCAGTAAAGGAAGTCACCGTGGTCCAACCACCACCCGTCGTTCacagaccaccaccacctcctcctccaccaCCCAAGACGGTCATCGTGCAGGAACCACCGAGGGCCGTTCTGCCGCCTCCTAGTAGAACTGAGTTCGTACCGACCGCTGAAGTGACTATTGTTGAACCAAAACGGCCCGTCAACTACCCGCCGCCACCCCCTCCTGCTCCGGTTGTGAAGACCGTGTATGTTCCGCCTCAACAGGTCATCGTCCAGGAACCACCGAGACCCAAGACACCATTCCGTAAGGTTTCCTACCAACCAGACGACGAACCATCAAACGTTCCAGTAGCTCCCGCGCGTGAAGTCTACTACCCGTCGCCAGTGCCTCCAAGGCCAACGGTCGCTCCTCCTACCTTCGTTCCCCGCCAGGATACCTACGGGCCACCGTCCAGACACGTCTACGTCCCACCTGTCCGTAGCGTGACCTATGTCCCAGTTGTACAAAAAGTAGTGGCTAAGGTTGTTCCAGCCGGAGGCGAAGTACCCACTAGAGGTTATGCCGTCAGGAAAGTGTACCGACCTCCACAAGTAACGCGGTTCGAACCTAGCCCACAGGTGACATACCATACCAACCGCCGCGTCGCTACCGGCGGTTACGGAAACCCGGCTTACGACGTGCCCATCGGAACATCTTACAAGATGACCGTGTCGCGGTCATCTTACGACCAGCCGAGGCAGATTTACGAGTACGCCAGCCCAACATCATATACCTATCAAGGTCGCCCTTCGTCATCCTACAGACAGCCTTGTTCAAGTTGCGGGTCCGCGTCGTCGGGCTATGAAACTGCGCCTTCATCTTACCCAAGTCCAAGCTCCAGACGAAGGACAAGACCCTCTTCCTACTCCAGAAACCAGGACATTTACGAATTCGACCAGCCAACCTATGGCTAA
- the LOC135399835 gene encoding uncharacterized protein LOC135399835 isoform X1 → MWKLLVLTAFLSLESGHVNCLQGHDTDINAVTTQASMPYQFSYHADASEGSHSRSEQRDDSGRVTGHYTITTEEGQQRVVCYVADENGFRAWVDTNEQGTANEDPSSVSIRSSASGTGDAPRQPIKGICGRPPATTQTVVPPPSPPAVVVPPVRKPAYVPVKEVTVVQPPPVVHRPPPPPPPPPKTVIVQEPPRAVLPPPSRTEFVPTAEVTIVEPKRPVNYPPPPPPAPVVKTVYVPPQQVIVQEPPRPKTPFRKVSYQPDDEPSNVPVAPAREVYYPSPVPPRPTVAPPTFVPRQDTYGPPSRHVYVPPVRSVTYVPVVQKVVAKVVPAGGEVPTRGYAVRKVYRPPQVTRFEPSPQVTYHTNRRVATGGYGNPAYDVPIGTSYKMTVSRSSYDQPRQIYEYASPTSYTYQGRPSSSYRQPCSSCGSASSGYETAPSSYPSPSSRRRTRPSSYSRNQDIYEFDQPTYG, encoded by the exons ATGTGGAAG CTGCTGGTTCTCACAGCTTTCCTGTCACTGGAAAGTGGGCACGTCAATTGCCTGCAGGGCCATGACACG GATATTAACGCCGTGACAACGCAGGCCTCGATGCCATATCAGTTCTCCTACCACGCCGACGCCTCTGAGGGCAGCCACTCCCGCAGCGAGCAACGAGATGATAGCGGAAGGGTGACTGGACATTACACCATCACTACCGAAGAAGGACAGCAGCGTGTCGTTTGCTACGTTGCGGACGAGAACGGCTTCCGTGCTTGGGTGGACACAAACGAGCAGGGCACCGCCAACGAAGATCCTTCCAGTGTCAGCATCCGGTCTTCCGCATCCGGTACCGGTGATGCACCCAGGCAACCAATCAAAGGAATTTGCGGGCGTCCTCCCGCCACTACTCAGACCGTCGTCCCGCCCCCATCTCCTCCTGCTGTAGTAGTACCACCGGTCCGTAAGCCAGCGTACGTTCCAGTAAAGGAAGTCACCGTGGTCCAACCACCACCCGTCGTTCacagaccaccaccacctcctcctccaccaCCCAAGACGGTCATCGTGCAGGAACCACCGAGGGCCGTTCTGCCGCCTCCTAGTAGAACTGAGTTCGTACCGACCGCTGAAGTGACTATTGTTGAACCAAAACGGCCCGTCAACTACCCGCCGCCACCCCCTCCTGCTCCGGTTGTGAAGACCGTGTATGTTCCGCCTCAACAGGTCATCGTCCAGGAACCACCGAGACCCAAGACACCATTCCGTAAGGTTTCCTACCAACCAGACGACGAACCATCAAACGTTCCAGTAGCTCCCGCGCGTGAAGTCTACTACCCGTCGCCAGTGCCTCCAAGGCCAACGGTCGCTCCTCCTACCTTCGTTCCCCGCCAGGATACCTACGGGCCACCGTCCAGACACGTCTACGTCCCACCTGTCCGTAGCGTGACCTATGTCCCAGTTGTACAAAAAGTAGTGGCTAAGGTTGTTCCAGCCGGAGGCGAAGTACCCACTAGAGGTTATGCCGTCAGGAAAGTGTACCGACCTCCACAAGTAACGCGGTTCGAACCTAGCCCACAGGTGACATACCATACCAACCGCCGCGTCGCTACCGGCGGTTACGGAAACCCGGCTTACGACGTGCCCATCGGAACATCTTACAAGATGACCGTGTCGCGGTCATCTTACGACCAGCCGAGGCAGATTTACGAGTACGCCAGCCCAACATCATATACCTATCAAGGTCGCCCTTCGTCATCCTACAGACAGCCTTGTTCAAGTTGCGGGTCCGCGTCGTCGGGCTATGAAACTGCGCCTTCATCTTACCCAAGTCCAAGCTCCAGACGAAGGACAAGACCCTCTTCCTACTCCAGAAACCAGGACATTTACGAATTCGACCAGCCAACCTATGGCTAA
- the LOC135400966 gene encoding dnaJ homolog subfamily B member 9-like isoform X1 produces the protein MVKMNTGQLVLLCATFCMPIMVNVLDAKERKNCYEILGVERHATAKQIKKAFRKLAMKYHPDRNKEKDAEEKFKEIAHAYEILSDEDKRKKYDQFGDAAFEQGGSGGHHGFHDNFNMHDFFRHFDDAFAYHAHSHQQSHKQAHARHMPGGFKFNFGDGFMNLDDVFSDMGSAEFEHGRGGPFGHEEFDTFGDGNSFFGNHFGSMREQHFTQQQSSGGNRCRTVTQRVGNMVTTYTQCS, from the exons AAAATGAATACAGGTCAGCTTGTACTGCTGTGTGCAACATTCTGCATGCCCATTATGGTCAACGTCCTAGATGCAAAGGAACGCAAGAATTGCTATGAAATCCTGGGTGTAGAGAGACATGCTACCGCCAAGCAGATCAAAAAAGCATTTCGTAAATTGGCAATGAAGTACCACCCAGACAGGAACAAGGAAAAAGATGCGGAAGAAAAATTCAAGGAGATAGCGCATG CATACGAAATCCTTTCCGATGAAGACAAGAGGAAGAAATACGATCAGTTTGGAGACGCTGCATTTGAGCAAGGGGGAAGCGGCGGACACCACGGTTTCCACGACAACTTCAACATGCACGACTTCTTCCGCCACTTTGACGACGCTTTTGCCTATCACGCGCACAGTCACCAGCAGAGCCATAAACAGGCTCACGCTCGGCACATGCCTGGAGGATTTAAGTTTAACTTTGGAGATGGTTTCATGAATTTAGACGACGTCTTCTCCGACATGGGCAGTGCAGAGTTTGAGCATGGACGAGGAGGTCCTTTTGGGCACGAAGAGTTCGACACGTTCGGCGATGGAAACTCTTTCTTCGGCAACCACTTTGGAAGCATGCGGGAACAGCACTTCACGCAACAGCAGTCTAGTG GTGGAAATCGTTGTAGAACTGTGACACAGAGGGTGGGCAACATGGTGACAACATACACGCAGTGTTCGTAG
- the LOC135400966 gene encoding dnaJ homolog subfamily B member 9-like isoform X2: MNTGQLVLLCATFCMPIMVNVLDAKERKNCYEILGVERHATAKQIKKAFRKLAMKYHPDRNKEKDAEEKFKEIAHAYEILSDEDKRKKYDQFGDAAFEQGGSGGHHGFHDNFNMHDFFRHFDDAFAYHAHSHQQSHKQAHARHMPGGFKFNFGDGFMNLDDVFSDMGSAEFEHGRGGPFGHEEFDTFGDGNSFFGNHFGSMREQHFTQQQSSGGNRCRTVTQRVGNMVTTYTQCS; the protein is encoded by the exons ATGAATACAGGTCAGCTTGTACTGCTGTGTGCAACATTCTGCATGCCCATTATGGTCAACGTCCTAGATGCAAAGGAACGCAAGAATTGCTATGAAATCCTGGGTGTAGAGAGACATGCTACCGCCAAGCAGATCAAAAAAGCATTTCGTAAATTGGCAATGAAGTACCACCCAGACAGGAACAAGGAAAAAGATGCGGAAGAAAAATTCAAGGAGATAGCGCATG CATACGAAATCCTTTCCGATGAAGACAAGAGGAAGAAATACGATCAGTTTGGAGACGCTGCATTTGAGCAAGGGGGAAGCGGCGGACACCACGGTTTCCACGACAACTTCAACATGCACGACTTCTTCCGCCACTTTGACGACGCTTTTGCCTATCACGCGCACAGTCACCAGCAGAGCCATAAACAGGCTCACGCTCGGCACATGCCTGGAGGATTTAAGTTTAACTTTGGAGATGGTTTCATGAATTTAGACGACGTCTTCTCCGACATGGGCAGTGCAGAGTTTGAGCATGGACGAGGAGGTCCTTTTGGGCACGAAGAGTTCGACACGTTCGGCGATGGAAACTCTTTCTTCGGCAACCACTTTGGAAGCATGCGGGAACAGCACTTCACGCAACAGCAGTCTAGTG GTGGAAATCGTTGTAGAACTGTGACACAGAGGGTGGGCAACATGGTGACAACATACACGCAGTGTTCGTAG